The Sciurus carolinensis chromosome 18, mSciCar1.2, whole genome shotgun sequence genome contains a region encoding:
- the Kif22 gene encoding kinesin-like protein KIF22 isoform X2 — protein MNKPNHQILICSARAGRCRLSKVGSGRRPPPARVRVAVRLRPFVDGTSGTSEPPCVRGIDSCSLEVANWRNYQETLKYQFDAFYGERSSQQDIYAGSVQPILRHLLEGQNASVLAYGPTGAGKTHTMLGSPEQPGVIPRALMDLLQMTREEGAEGRPWALSVTMSYLEIYQEKVLDLLDPASGDLVIREDCRGNILIPGLTQKPITSFADFERHFLPASGNRTVGATRLNQRSSRSHAVLLVKVDQRERLAPFRQREGKLYLIDLAGSEDNRRTGNQGLRLKESGAINTSLFVLGKVVDALNQGLPRVPYRDSKLTRLLQDSLGGSAHSILIANIAPERRFYLDTVSALNFAARSKEVINRPFTNESLQLHVLAPVKLSQKELLGPSEVKKAQGSEEEEIGSPEPTAAPVSASQKLSPLQKLSSMDPAMLERLLSLDRLLGSQGTQGTPLLNTPRRERMVLIKTVEEKELEIERLKMKQKELEAKVLAQEASDPKEKENFSLTMLRPLPRRTVTAAKPLKKAVVMPLQLIQEQAASPSTEIHILKKKGRKRKVRLAGDLRCTSNLTELESLDASEPEEKAEDCWELQISPELLAHGRQKILDLLNEGSARDLRTLQRIGQKKAQLIVGWRELHGPFTQVEDLERVEGISGKQMESFLKANILGLAAGQRCGPS, from the exons GAGCTGGTCGCTGTCGGCTAAGCAAGGTGGGGTCTGGCCGGCGCCCGCCTCCAGCTCGAGTAAGGGTGGCTGTGCGGCTGAGGCCGTTTGTGGATGGAACTTCTGGAACAAGTGAACCCCCCTGTGTGCGAGGCATAGATAGCTGCTCTCTTGAGGTTGCCAACTGGAGAAACTACCAGGAGACTCTAAAATACCA GTTTGATGCCTTCTATGGGGAGAGGAGCTCTCAGCAGGACATCTATGCAGGCTCTGTGCAGCCCATCCTGAGGCACTTGCTAGAAGGACAGAATGCCAGTGTGCTTGCCTATGGGCCTACTGGGGCAG GGAAGACACACACAATGCTGGGTAGCCCAGAGCAACCTGGAGTGATTCCCCGGGCTCTCATGGACCTCCTACAGATGACAAGGGAGGAGGGTGCTGAGGGCCGGCCATGGGCCCTCTCTGTTACTATGTCGTATTTAGAGATCTACCAGGAAAAG GTATTAGACCTCTTGGACCCTGCATCAGGAGACCTGGTGATCCGAGAAGACTGTAGAGGAAACATCCTGATTCCAGGCCTCACACAAAAACCCATCACTAGCTTTGCTGATTTTGAGCGGCACTTCTTGCCAGCCAGTGGAAATCGGACTGTAGGAGCCACCCGGCTCAACCAGCGCTCCTCCCGTAGTCATGCAGTGCTCCTGGTTAAG GTGGATCAGCGGGAACGTCTGGCCCCATTTCGGCAGCGGGAGGGAAAACTCTACCTGATTGATTTGGCTGGCTCAGAGGACAACCGGCGCACAGGAAACCAGGGTCTCCGGCTCAAGGAGAGTGGAGCCATCAACACCTCCCTGTTTGTACTGGGCAAGGTGGTGGATGCGCTGAACCAGGGCCTCCCTCGTGTACCCTACAGGGACAGCAAGCTCACTCGCTTACTGCAG GACTCTCTGGGTGGCTCTGCCCACAGCATCCTCATTGCCAACATTGCCCCCGAGAGACGCTTCTACCTAGATACAGTCTCTGCACTCAACTTTGCTGCTAGGTCCAAGGAGGTGATCAACCGGCCTTTCACCAATGAGAGCTTGCAGCTTCATG TCTTGGCACCTGTTAAGCTATCACAAAAAGAACTGCTAGGCCCATCAGAGGTGAAGAAAGCCCAAGGTTCTGAAGAAGAGGAGATTGGAAGCCCTGAGCCCACAGCagctccagtctctgcctcccagAAACTCAG CCCCCTTCAGAAGCTAAGCAGCATGGACCCAGCCATGCTGGAACGCCTCCTGAGCTTGGACCGCCTGCTGGGTTCCCAGGGGACCCAGGGCACCCCTCTGCTGAATACCCCGAGACGAGAGCGGATGGTGCTTATTAAGACAGTGGAGGAGAAGGAGCTGGAGATTGAG AGGCTTAAGATGAAGCAAAAAGAACTGGAGGCCAAGGTCCTGGCTCAGGAGGCCTCGGACCCAAAGGAGAAGGAGAACTTCTCACTCACAATGCTCCGACCCCTGCCCCGTCGcacagtcacagcagcaaaacccCTGAAAAAGGCTGTGGTGATGCCCCTACAACTCA TTCAGGAGCAGGCAGCATCCCCAAGTACTGAGATCCATATCCTGAAGAAGAAGGGCCGAAAGAGAAAGGTGAGACTAGCTGGAGATTTAAGATGCACATCAAATCTAACAGAG CTGGAGTCCTTGGATGCCTCAGAGCCTGAGGAGAAGGCTGAGGACTGCTGGGAGCTACAGATCAGCCCAGAGTTACTGGCCCATGGGCGCCAAAAAATACTTGATCTGCTGAATGAAGGTTCAGCCCGGGATCTGCGGACCCTGCAGCGCATTGGCCAGAAGAAGGCCCAGCTTATCGTAGGCTGGAGGGAGCTCCATGGCCCCTTTACCCAG GTGGAGGACCTGGAACGTGTGGAGGGCATCTCCGGGAAACAGATGGAGTCATTCCTAAAG GCGAACATCCTGGGCCTGGCCGCGGGCCAGCGCTGTGGTCCCTCCTGA
- the Kif22 gene encoding kinesin-like protein KIF22 isoform X4, translating to MGAGRCRLSKVGSGRRPPPARVRVAVRLRPFVDGTSGTSEPPCVRGIDSCSLEVANWRNYQETLKYQFDAFYGERSSQQDIYAGSVQPILRHLLEGQNASVLAYGPTGAGKTHTMLGSPEQPGVIPRALMDLLQMTREEGAEGRPWALSVTMSYLEIYQEKVLDLLDPASGDLVIREDCRGNILIPGLTQKPITSFADFERHFLPASGNRTVGATRLNQRSSRSHAVLLVKVDQRERLAPFRQREGKLYLIDLAGSEDNRRTGNQGLRLKESGAINTSLFVLGKVVDALNQGLPRVPYRDSKLTRLLQDSLGGSAHSILIANIAPERRFYLDTVSALNFAARSKEVINRPFTNESLQLHVLAPVKLSQKELLGPSEVKKAQGSEEEEIGSPEPTAAPVSASQKLSPLQKLSSMDPAMLERLLSLDRLLGSQGTQGTPLLNTPRRERMVLIKTVEEKELEIERLKMKQKELEAKVLAQEASDPKEKENFSLTMLRPLPRRTVTAAKPLKKAVVMPLQLIQEQAASPSTEIHILKKKGRKRKVRLAGDLRCTSNLTELESLDASEPEEKAEDCWELQISPELLAHGRQKILDLLNEGSARDLRTLQRIGQKKAQLIVGWRELHGPFTQVEDLERVEGISGKQMESFLKANILGLAAGQRCGPS from the exons GAGCTGGTCGCTGTCGGCTAAGCAAGGTGGGGTCTGGCCGGCGCCCGCCTCCAGCTCGAGTAAGGGTGGCTGTGCGGCTGAGGCCGTTTGTGGATGGAACTTCTGGAACAAGTGAACCCCCCTGTGTGCGAGGCATAGATAGCTGCTCTCTTGAGGTTGCCAACTGGAGAAACTACCAGGAGACTCTAAAATACCA GTTTGATGCCTTCTATGGGGAGAGGAGCTCTCAGCAGGACATCTATGCAGGCTCTGTGCAGCCCATCCTGAGGCACTTGCTAGAAGGACAGAATGCCAGTGTGCTTGCCTATGGGCCTACTGGGGCAG GGAAGACACACACAATGCTGGGTAGCCCAGAGCAACCTGGAGTGATTCCCCGGGCTCTCATGGACCTCCTACAGATGACAAGGGAGGAGGGTGCTGAGGGCCGGCCATGGGCCCTCTCTGTTACTATGTCGTATTTAGAGATCTACCAGGAAAAG GTATTAGACCTCTTGGACCCTGCATCAGGAGACCTGGTGATCCGAGAAGACTGTAGAGGAAACATCCTGATTCCAGGCCTCACACAAAAACCCATCACTAGCTTTGCTGATTTTGAGCGGCACTTCTTGCCAGCCAGTGGAAATCGGACTGTAGGAGCCACCCGGCTCAACCAGCGCTCCTCCCGTAGTCATGCAGTGCTCCTGGTTAAG GTGGATCAGCGGGAACGTCTGGCCCCATTTCGGCAGCGGGAGGGAAAACTCTACCTGATTGATTTGGCTGGCTCAGAGGACAACCGGCGCACAGGAAACCAGGGTCTCCGGCTCAAGGAGAGTGGAGCCATCAACACCTCCCTGTTTGTACTGGGCAAGGTGGTGGATGCGCTGAACCAGGGCCTCCCTCGTGTACCCTACAGGGACAGCAAGCTCACTCGCTTACTGCAG GACTCTCTGGGTGGCTCTGCCCACAGCATCCTCATTGCCAACATTGCCCCCGAGAGACGCTTCTACCTAGATACAGTCTCTGCACTCAACTTTGCTGCTAGGTCCAAGGAGGTGATCAACCGGCCTTTCACCAATGAGAGCTTGCAGCTTCATG TCTTGGCACCTGTTAAGCTATCACAAAAAGAACTGCTAGGCCCATCAGAGGTGAAGAAAGCCCAAGGTTCTGAAGAAGAGGAGATTGGAAGCCCTGAGCCCACAGCagctccagtctctgcctcccagAAACTCAG CCCCCTTCAGAAGCTAAGCAGCATGGACCCAGCCATGCTGGAACGCCTCCTGAGCTTGGACCGCCTGCTGGGTTCCCAGGGGACCCAGGGCACCCCTCTGCTGAATACCCCGAGACGAGAGCGGATGGTGCTTATTAAGACAGTGGAGGAGAAGGAGCTGGAGATTGAG AGGCTTAAGATGAAGCAAAAAGAACTGGAGGCCAAGGTCCTGGCTCAGGAGGCCTCGGACCCAAAGGAGAAGGAGAACTTCTCACTCACAATGCTCCGACCCCTGCCCCGTCGcacagtcacagcagcaaaacccCTGAAAAAGGCTGTGGTGATGCCCCTACAACTCA TTCAGGAGCAGGCAGCATCCCCAAGTACTGAGATCCATATCCTGAAGAAGAAGGGCCGAAAGAGAAAGGTGAGACTAGCTGGAGATTTAAGATGCACATCAAATCTAACAGAG CTGGAGTCCTTGGATGCCTCAGAGCCTGAGGAGAAGGCTGAGGACTGCTGGGAGCTACAGATCAGCCCAGAGTTACTGGCCCATGGGCGCCAAAAAATACTTGATCTGCTGAATGAAGGTTCAGCCCGGGATCTGCGGACCCTGCAGCGCATTGGCCAGAAGAAGGCCCAGCTTATCGTAGGCTGGAGGGAGCTCCATGGCCCCTTTACCCAG GTGGAGGACCTGGAACGTGTGGAGGGCATCTCCGGGAAACAGATGGAGTCATTCCTAAAG GCGAACATCCTGGGCCTGGCCGCGGGCCAGCGCTGTGGTCCCTCCTGA
- the Kif22 gene encoding kinesin-like protein KIF22 isoform X3, with protein MDAGASVRLRRREMAAATSGAGRCRLSKVGSGRRPPPARVRVAVRLRPFVDGTSGTSEPPCVRGIDSCSLEVANWRNYQETLKYQFDAFYGERSSQQDIYAGSVQPILRHLLEGQNASVLAYGPTGAGKTHTMLGSPEQPGVIPRALMDLLQMTREEGAEGRPWALSVTMSYLEIYQEKVLDLLDPASGDLVIREDCRGNILIPGLTQKPITSFADFERHFLPASGNRTVGATRLNQRSSRSHAVLLVKVDQRERLAPFRQREGKLYLIDLAGSEDNRRTGNQGLRLKESGAINTSLFVLGKVVDALNQGLPRVPYRDSKLTRLLQDSLGGSAHSILIANIAPERRFYLDTVSALNFAARSKEVINRPFTNESLQLHVLAPVKLSQKELLGPSEVKKAQGSEEEEIGSPEPTAAPVSASQKLSPLQKLSSMDPAMLERLLSLDRLLGSQGTQGTPLLNTPRRERMVLIKTVEEKELEIERLKMKQKELEAKVLAQEASDPKEKENFSLTMLRPLPRRTVTAAKPLKKAVVMPLQLIQEQAASPSTEIHILKKKGRKRKLESLDASEPEEKAEDCWELQISPELLAHGRQKILDLLNEGSARDLRTLQRIGQKKAQLIVGWRELHGPFTQVEDLERVEGISGKQMESFLKANILGLAAGQRCGPS; from the exons GAGCTGGTCGCTGTCGGCTAAGCAAGGTGGGGTCTGGCCGGCGCCCGCCTCCAGCTCGAGTAAGGGTGGCTGTGCGGCTGAGGCCGTTTGTGGATGGAACTTCTGGAACAAGTGAACCCCCCTGTGTGCGAGGCATAGATAGCTGCTCTCTTGAGGTTGCCAACTGGAGAAACTACCAGGAGACTCTAAAATACCA GTTTGATGCCTTCTATGGGGAGAGGAGCTCTCAGCAGGACATCTATGCAGGCTCTGTGCAGCCCATCCTGAGGCACTTGCTAGAAGGACAGAATGCCAGTGTGCTTGCCTATGGGCCTACTGGGGCAG GGAAGACACACACAATGCTGGGTAGCCCAGAGCAACCTGGAGTGATTCCCCGGGCTCTCATGGACCTCCTACAGATGACAAGGGAGGAGGGTGCTGAGGGCCGGCCATGGGCCCTCTCTGTTACTATGTCGTATTTAGAGATCTACCAGGAAAAG GTATTAGACCTCTTGGACCCTGCATCAGGAGACCTGGTGATCCGAGAAGACTGTAGAGGAAACATCCTGATTCCAGGCCTCACACAAAAACCCATCACTAGCTTTGCTGATTTTGAGCGGCACTTCTTGCCAGCCAGTGGAAATCGGACTGTAGGAGCCACCCGGCTCAACCAGCGCTCCTCCCGTAGTCATGCAGTGCTCCTGGTTAAG GTGGATCAGCGGGAACGTCTGGCCCCATTTCGGCAGCGGGAGGGAAAACTCTACCTGATTGATTTGGCTGGCTCAGAGGACAACCGGCGCACAGGAAACCAGGGTCTCCGGCTCAAGGAGAGTGGAGCCATCAACACCTCCCTGTTTGTACTGGGCAAGGTGGTGGATGCGCTGAACCAGGGCCTCCCTCGTGTACCCTACAGGGACAGCAAGCTCACTCGCTTACTGCAG GACTCTCTGGGTGGCTCTGCCCACAGCATCCTCATTGCCAACATTGCCCCCGAGAGACGCTTCTACCTAGATACAGTCTCTGCACTCAACTTTGCTGCTAGGTCCAAGGAGGTGATCAACCGGCCTTTCACCAATGAGAGCTTGCAGCTTCATG TCTTGGCACCTGTTAAGCTATCACAAAAAGAACTGCTAGGCCCATCAGAGGTGAAGAAAGCCCAAGGTTCTGAAGAAGAGGAGATTGGAAGCCCTGAGCCCACAGCagctccagtctctgcctcccagAAACTCAG CCCCCTTCAGAAGCTAAGCAGCATGGACCCAGCCATGCTGGAACGCCTCCTGAGCTTGGACCGCCTGCTGGGTTCCCAGGGGACCCAGGGCACCCCTCTGCTGAATACCCCGAGACGAGAGCGGATGGTGCTTATTAAGACAGTGGAGGAGAAGGAGCTGGAGATTGAG AGGCTTAAGATGAAGCAAAAAGAACTGGAGGCCAAGGTCCTGGCTCAGGAGGCCTCGGACCCAAAGGAGAAGGAGAACTTCTCACTCACAATGCTCCGACCCCTGCCCCGTCGcacagtcacagcagcaaaacccCTGAAAAAGGCTGTGGTGATGCCCCTACAACTCA TTCAGGAGCAGGCAGCATCCCCAAGTACTGAGATCCATATCCTGAAGAAGAAGGGCCGAAAGAGAAAG CTGGAGTCCTTGGATGCCTCAGAGCCTGAGGAGAAGGCTGAGGACTGCTGGGAGCTACAGATCAGCCCAGAGTTACTGGCCCATGGGCGCCAAAAAATACTTGATCTGCTGAATGAAGGTTCAGCCCGGGATCTGCGGACCCTGCAGCGCATTGGCCAGAAGAAGGCCCAGCTTATCGTAGGCTGGAGGGAGCTCCATGGCCCCTTTACCCAG GTGGAGGACCTGGAACGTGTGGAGGGCATCTCCGGGAAACAGATGGAGTCATTCCTAAAG GCGAACATCCTGGGCCTGGCCGCGGGCCAGCGCTGTGGTCCCTCCTGA
- the Kif22 gene encoding kinesin-like protein KIF22 isoform X1 — translation MDAGASVRLRRREMAAATSGAGRCRLSKVGSGRRPPPARVRVAVRLRPFVDGTSGTSEPPCVRGIDSCSLEVANWRNYQETLKYQFDAFYGERSSQQDIYAGSVQPILRHLLEGQNASVLAYGPTGAGKTHTMLGSPEQPGVIPRALMDLLQMTREEGAEGRPWALSVTMSYLEIYQEKVLDLLDPASGDLVIREDCRGNILIPGLTQKPITSFADFERHFLPASGNRTVGATRLNQRSSRSHAVLLVKVDQRERLAPFRQREGKLYLIDLAGSEDNRRTGNQGLRLKESGAINTSLFVLGKVVDALNQGLPRVPYRDSKLTRLLQDSLGGSAHSILIANIAPERRFYLDTVSALNFAARSKEVINRPFTNESLQLHVLAPVKLSQKELLGPSEVKKAQGSEEEEIGSPEPTAAPVSASQKLSPLQKLSSMDPAMLERLLSLDRLLGSQGTQGTPLLNTPRRERMVLIKTVEEKELEIERLKMKQKELEAKVLAQEASDPKEKENFSLTMLRPLPRRTVTAAKPLKKAVVMPLQLIQEQAASPSTEIHILKKKGRKRKVRLAGDLRCTSNLTELESLDASEPEEKAEDCWELQISPELLAHGRQKILDLLNEGSARDLRTLQRIGQKKAQLIVGWRELHGPFTQVEDLERVEGISGKQMESFLKANILGLAAGQRCGPS, via the exons GAGCTGGTCGCTGTCGGCTAAGCAAGGTGGGGTCTGGCCGGCGCCCGCCTCCAGCTCGAGTAAGGGTGGCTGTGCGGCTGAGGCCGTTTGTGGATGGAACTTCTGGAACAAGTGAACCCCCCTGTGTGCGAGGCATAGATAGCTGCTCTCTTGAGGTTGCCAACTGGAGAAACTACCAGGAGACTCTAAAATACCA GTTTGATGCCTTCTATGGGGAGAGGAGCTCTCAGCAGGACATCTATGCAGGCTCTGTGCAGCCCATCCTGAGGCACTTGCTAGAAGGACAGAATGCCAGTGTGCTTGCCTATGGGCCTACTGGGGCAG GGAAGACACACACAATGCTGGGTAGCCCAGAGCAACCTGGAGTGATTCCCCGGGCTCTCATGGACCTCCTACAGATGACAAGGGAGGAGGGTGCTGAGGGCCGGCCATGGGCCCTCTCTGTTACTATGTCGTATTTAGAGATCTACCAGGAAAAG GTATTAGACCTCTTGGACCCTGCATCAGGAGACCTGGTGATCCGAGAAGACTGTAGAGGAAACATCCTGATTCCAGGCCTCACACAAAAACCCATCACTAGCTTTGCTGATTTTGAGCGGCACTTCTTGCCAGCCAGTGGAAATCGGACTGTAGGAGCCACCCGGCTCAACCAGCGCTCCTCCCGTAGTCATGCAGTGCTCCTGGTTAAG GTGGATCAGCGGGAACGTCTGGCCCCATTTCGGCAGCGGGAGGGAAAACTCTACCTGATTGATTTGGCTGGCTCAGAGGACAACCGGCGCACAGGAAACCAGGGTCTCCGGCTCAAGGAGAGTGGAGCCATCAACACCTCCCTGTTTGTACTGGGCAAGGTGGTGGATGCGCTGAACCAGGGCCTCCCTCGTGTACCCTACAGGGACAGCAAGCTCACTCGCTTACTGCAG GACTCTCTGGGTGGCTCTGCCCACAGCATCCTCATTGCCAACATTGCCCCCGAGAGACGCTTCTACCTAGATACAGTCTCTGCACTCAACTTTGCTGCTAGGTCCAAGGAGGTGATCAACCGGCCTTTCACCAATGAGAGCTTGCAGCTTCATG TCTTGGCACCTGTTAAGCTATCACAAAAAGAACTGCTAGGCCCATCAGAGGTGAAGAAAGCCCAAGGTTCTGAAGAAGAGGAGATTGGAAGCCCTGAGCCCACAGCagctccagtctctgcctcccagAAACTCAG CCCCCTTCAGAAGCTAAGCAGCATGGACCCAGCCATGCTGGAACGCCTCCTGAGCTTGGACCGCCTGCTGGGTTCCCAGGGGACCCAGGGCACCCCTCTGCTGAATACCCCGAGACGAGAGCGGATGGTGCTTATTAAGACAGTGGAGGAGAAGGAGCTGGAGATTGAG AGGCTTAAGATGAAGCAAAAAGAACTGGAGGCCAAGGTCCTGGCTCAGGAGGCCTCGGACCCAAAGGAGAAGGAGAACTTCTCACTCACAATGCTCCGACCCCTGCCCCGTCGcacagtcacagcagcaaaacccCTGAAAAAGGCTGTGGTGATGCCCCTACAACTCA TTCAGGAGCAGGCAGCATCCCCAAGTACTGAGATCCATATCCTGAAGAAGAAGGGCCGAAAGAGAAAGGTGAGACTAGCTGGAGATTTAAGATGCACATCAAATCTAACAGAG CTGGAGTCCTTGGATGCCTCAGAGCCTGAGGAGAAGGCTGAGGACTGCTGGGAGCTACAGATCAGCCCAGAGTTACTGGCCCATGGGCGCCAAAAAATACTTGATCTGCTGAATGAAGGTTCAGCCCGGGATCTGCGGACCCTGCAGCGCATTGGCCAGAAGAAGGCCCAGCTTATCGTAGGCTGGAGGGAGCTCCATGGCCCCTTTACCCAG GTGGAGGACCTGGAACGTGTGGAGGGCATCTCCGGGAAACAGATGGAGTCATTCCTAAAG GCGAACATCCTGGGCCTGGCCGCGGGCCAGCGCTGTGGTCCCTCCTGA